One region of Quercus lobata isolate SW786 chromosome 2, ValleyOak3.0 Primary Assembly, whole genome shotgun sequence genomic DNA includes:
- the LOC115975409 gene encoding uncharacterized protein LOC115975409: MATEDFSFPTIGDKFSCGIDSPPLWNLSPIASPNSRHEEPPKGSAKEEGNDLKDEKDYCFWPKPIEYIRQRKSFSHVETGGKLVIKDGKEDGDHEEQKMDMLWENFNEELSKNYSSRSNTSSRMQFGCVKALKTSSNSATLTTKKPGMVVILKGLKKLFLLQNSHDRKLQRPPHSHQ; this comes from the coding sequence ATGGCTACAGAAGATTTCAGCTTCCCCACAATTGGAGACAAATTCTCATGTGGCATCGATTCACCACCTTTGTGGAACCTATCTCCAATTGCCTCACCAAATTCCAGACACGAAGAACCACCAAAAGGGTCTgccaaagaagaaggaaacgaCTTAAAGGATGAGAAAGATTATTGCTTTTGGCCAAAACCAATCGAGTACATAAGACAAAGAAAGAGCTTTTCACACGTAGAGACTGGAGGGAAATTGGTGATTAAAGATGGAAAAGAAGACGGTGATCATGAAGAGCAAAAGATGGACATGTTGTGGGAAAACTTCAATGAAGAATTATCAAAGAATTATAGTTCAAGATCCAATACGTCTTCTAGGATGCAATTTGGCTGTGTTAAGGCATTGAAAACGTCCAGCAATAGTGCAACGCTTACAACTAAGAAGCCCGGCATGGTTGTGATTTTGAAGGGCTTAAAGAAGCTTTTCTTGCTCCAAAACTCCCATGATCGGAAGCTTCAACGGCCCCCACATAGTCATCAATGA